A window of Vigna unguiculata cultivar IT97K-499-35 chromosome 4, ASM411807v1, whole genome shotgun sequence contains these coding sequences:
- the LOC114180244 gene encoding miraculin-like: protein MKNMLLAFVLLFALTTQALLGAADASPEQVVDTSGKKLRVGLSYFIVPASPLIGCTRYGRCVKSGGLSLASIGESCPLDVVFVAGSSGLPLSFSPVDPKKGVVRVSTDLNIMFSTDHTSCAEYSPVWKLDHFDVAKGQWFVTTGGSVGNPGWGTIRNWFKIEKVDAAAYKIVYCPTLFPSSKHLCKDVGVFVDENGYRRLALSDVPFKVKFQLA from the coding sequence ATGAAGAACATGTTGCTAGCATTTGTGCTTCTCTTCGCCTTGACCACTCAAGCACTACTTGGAGCAGCTGATGCATCACCTGAGCAAGTGGTTGACACATCAGGGAAAAAGCTCCGAGTTGGTCTCAGCTACTTCATTGTTCCAGCTTCGCCTTTAATAGGATGCACAAGGTACGGAAGATGCGTGAAAAGTGGAGGCCTTTCACTTGCCAGCATCGGTGAATCATGCCCTCTTGATGTGGTGTTTGTGGCAGGATCTAGTGGCTTGCCATTGTCATTCTCACCCGTTGACCCTAAGAAAGGTGTTGTTCGTGTTTCCACTGATTTGAACATCATGTTCTCCACCGATCATACCAGTTGTGCTGAGTATTCCCCAGTTTGGAAACTGGACCACTTTGATGTTGCCAAAGGACAGTGGTTTGTGACCACTGGTGGCTCTGTGGGAAATCCTGGTTGGGGAACCATACGCAACTGGTTCAAGATTGAGAAGGTTGATGCTGCTgcttataaaattgtttattgtCCCACTCTGTTCCCTTCTTCCAAGCACCTGTGCAAGGATGTTGGCGTCTTCGTGGATGAAAATGGCTATAGGCGTTTGGCTCTAAGCGATGTTCCATTCAAAGTGAAGTTTCAGCTTGCCTGA
- the LOC114182736 gene encoding miraculin-like → MKNMLLAFVLLFALTTQALLGAADASPEQVVDTSGKKLRVGLSYFIVPASPLIGCTRYGRCVKSGGLSLASIGESCPLDVVFVAGSSGLPLSFSPVDPKKGVVRVSTDLNIMFSTDHTSCAEYSPVWKLDHFDVAKGQWFVTTGGSVGNPSWGTIRNWFKIEKVDAAYKIVYCPTVLPSSKHLCKDVGVFVDENGHRRLALSDVPFKVKFQLA, encoded by the coding sequence ATGAAGAACATGTTGCTAGCATTTGTGCTTCTCTTCGCCTTGACCACTCAAGCACTACTTGGAGCAGCTGATGCATCACCTGAGCAAGTGGTTGACACATCAGGGAAAAAGCTCCGAGTTGGTCTCAGCTACTTCATTGTTCCAGCTTCGCCTTTAATAGGATGCACAAGGTACGGAAGATGCGTGAAAAGTGGAGGCCTTTCACTTGCCAGCATCGGTGAATCATGCCCTCTTGATGTGGTGTTTGTGGCAGGATCTAGTGGCTTGCCATTGTCATTCTCACCCGTTGACCCTAAGAAAGGTGTTGTTCGTGTTTCCACTGATTTGAACATCATGTTCTCCACCGATCATACCAGTTGTGCTGAGTATTCCCCAGTTTGGAAACTGGACCACTTTGATGTTGCCAAAGGACAGTGGTTTGTGACCACTGGTGGCTCTGTGGGAAACCCTAGTTGGGGAACCATACGCAACTGGTTCAAGATTGAGAAGGTTGATGCTgcttataaaattgtttattgtCCCACTGTGCTTCCTTCTTCCAAGCACCTGTGCAAGGATGTCGGTGTCTTCGTGGATGAAAATGGCCATAGGCGTTTGGCTCTGAGCGATGTTCCATTCAAAGTCAAGTTTCAGCTTGCCTGA
- the LOC114182716 gene encoding miraculin-like, translating into MKMTLVTLVLVVALSTKALLGEAGAAPEQIVDTSGKKVRAGENYYIVPASSDVGGLALSTTGQDCPLDVVAVDGYQGQQLSFLPVNDKKGVIRVSTDLNIFFSTYTSCPQSTVWKLKDYDYSTSQWFLTTGGSLGNPGSQTITNWFKIEKYEDAYKMVYCPSVCNYCNYPCSDIGIYQDQYGKRLALTSEPYKVQFQKVQY; encoded by the coding sequence ATGAAGATGACATTGGTAACATTGGTCCTAGTGGTTGCCTTGAGCACAAAGGCACTACTTGGCGAAGCAGGTGCTGCACCAGAGCAAATTGTTGACACATCAGGGAAGAAGGTTCGAGCTGGTGAGAATTACTACATAGTTCCAGCATCCTCGGATGTAGGTGGCCTTGCTCTTTCAACCACAGGTCAAGATTGTCCTCTTGATGTTGTAGCTGTTGATGGTTACCAAGGCCAGCAATTGAGCTTTCTTCCTGTTAATGATAAGAAAGGTGTGATTCGCGTTTCCACTGATCTCAACATCTTTTTCTCCACCTACACAAGTTGTCCCCAGTCCACAGTTTGGAAGCTTAAGGATTATGATTATTCAACATCACAGTGGTTTCTCACAACTGGTGGTTCTTTGGGCAACCCTGGCTCTCAAACCATCACCAATTGGTTCAAGATTGAGAAGTACGAGGATGCTTACAAGATGGTTTATTGTCCGAGTGTGTGCAATTATTGCAATTATCCATGCAGTGATATTGGAATATATCAGGACCAATATGGCAAGCGTTTGGCTCTAACTTCTGAGCCATACAAGGTGCAGTTCCAGAAGGTTCAATACTAA
- the LOC114180270 gene encoding miraculin-like has protein sequence MKTTLLAFVLLFALNSQPLLGAAEASPDKVVDTSGKLLRAGVNYNILLSMPYSNCRSPQGLGLSKIGKSCPLDVVVVDRYHSLPLRFIPVNPKKGVIRVSTDLNIMFPPNITCPHHSTVWKLDNFQVSKGRFVSTGGVKGNPGRETIGNWFKIEKYGGAYKLVYCPSLCPSCKDVVCENVGMFVDEKGNHRLALSAVPFQVKFLKA, from the coding sequence ATGAAGACAACATTGTTAGCTTTTGTCCTTCTCTTTGCCCTGAACTCACAACCACTTCTGGGAGCAGCTGAAGCTTCACCTGATAAAGTAGTTGACACATCAGGCAAGCTGCTACGTGCTGGTGTCAACTACAACATTCTTCTATCCATGCCCTACAGTAATTGTAGAAGTCCACAAGGCCTTGGCCTCTCAAAGATTGGAAAATCATGCCCTCTGGATGTTGTGGTTGTGGACAGATATCATAGTTTGCCACTAAGGTTTATACCTGTTAACCCCAAAAAGGGTGTTATTCGTGTCTCCACCGACCTCAACATCATGTTCCCTCCTAACATCACTTGCCCTCACCATTCCACTGTGTGGAAGCTTGATAACTTTCAGGTTTCTAAGGGACGCTTTGTGTCCACTGGTGGTGTTAAGGGCAATCCTGGGAGGGAAACCATTGGAAATTGGTTCAAGATTGAGAAGTATGGTGGTGCTTATAAACTAGTTTATTGTCCCAGTTTGTGCCCTTCTTGCAAGGATGTTGTGTGCGAGAATGTTGGGATGTTTGTTGATGAGAAAGGGAACCATCGTTTGGCTCTAAGTGCTGTTCCATTCCAAGTTAAATTCCTCAAGGCGTAA